In Phocoena sinus isolate mPhoSin1 chromosome 10, mPhoSin1.pri, whole genome shotgun sequence, a single genomic region encodes these proteins:
- the IL2RB gene encoding interleukin-2 receptor subunit beta isoform X2: MAAPALSWCLCLLVLWPLAIPRASTSVNGLTTSSPDASKLTCFYNSRANISCAWSRDGGLQVTTCHIHAQPDKRQWNESCELLPVKPGSWACNLILGPPDSQKLTIVDVINLTVMCREGERWRRMMTQNFKPFDNIRLMPPHSLQVVHIETRRCNITWNVSQFSHYIQSNVEFEARTRSPGHSWEDTPLLTLRQNQQWISLETLAPDTLYELQVRARPQLGNHEAWSPWSQPLVFRTRPAATRKKTVPLPSMGHIVLGLCCTFGFVLLVYLLTSFRYNGLWLKKVLKCHIPDPSEFFSQLSSEHGGDFQKWLSSPFPSSSFSPSGPVPEISPLEVLDRDAKATQLLLLQQQDKGSSSSTETSGHSVTSCFTNQGYFFFHLPDALEIEACQVYFAYDPFMEEPDEGGPRVPEGALLPPLPPPPGEEDAYCTFPSGDDLLLFSPSLLGGPGPPNTALGGIGAGEERLPPTPQEGVPGDWAPQPLAPPTPEAPDPVDLQSPPEHALGEAGEEVPVPSPREGAGFPWASSPGQGQVRAPTSRLTLNTDAYLSLQELQDQDPAHTV; the protein is encoded by the exons ATGGCGGCTCCTGCTCTGTCCTGGTGTCTGTGCCTCCTTGTCCTCTGGCCCCTGGCCATCCCTCGGGCATCTACATCGGTGAACG GATTGACTACTTCCTCACCTG ATGCTTCCAAGCTCACGTGCTTCTACAACTCGAGAGCCAATATCTCCTGTGCCTGGAGCCGGGATGGGGGACTGCAGGTCACGACGTGCCACATCCATGCCCAGCCGGATAAAAG GCAGTGGAACGAATCCTGTGAGCTGCTCCCAGTGAAGCCGGGATCCTGGGCATGTAACCTCATCCTAGGACCCCCAGAT TCTCAGAAACTGACCATAGTTGACGTCATCAACTTGACCGTGATGTGCCGTGAAGGGGAGAGGTGGAGGAGGATGATGACCCAGAATTTCAAGCCCTTTGACAACA TTCGTCTGATGCCCCCCCACTCCCTCCAAGTCGTCCACATAGAGACCCGCAGATGCAACATAACCTGGAATGTCTCCCAGTTCTCCCACTACATTCAAAGCAATGTGGAGTTTGAGGCCCGGACAAGGTCCCCGGGCCACAGCTGGGAG GACACCCCGCTGCTGACCCTCAGGCAGAACCAGCAATGGATCTCCCTGGAGACGCTGGCTCCAGACACGCTGTATGAGCTTCAGGTGCGGGCCAGGCCCCAGCTAGGCAACCACGAGGCCTGGAGCCCCTGGAGCCAGCCTCTGGTCTTCAGGACGAGGCCTGCAG CAACCAGGAAGAAGACCGTGCCCCTTCCTTCGATGGGCCACATCGTGTTGGGCCTCTGCTGCACTTTTGGTTTCGTCCTCTTGGTTTACTTGCTGACCAGCTTTCGGTACAACGGGCTGTG GCTGAAGAAGGTTCTGAAGTGTCACATCCCAGACCCCTCGGAGTTCTTTTCCCAGCTGAGCTCCGAGCATGGAGGAGATTTCCAG AAGtggctctcctctcccttcccctcgtCCTCCTTCAGCCCCAGCGGCCCAGTGCCCGAGATCTCCCCACTGGAGGTGCTGGACAGGGACGCCAAGGCCACGCAGCTGCTCCTCCTGCAGCAGCAGGACAAGGGCTCGTCATCCTCAACCGAGACCAGCGGCCACTCGGTGACCAGCTGCTTCACCAACCAGGGCTACTTCTTCTTCCACCTCCCAGACGCGCTGGAGATCGAGGCCTGCCAGGTGTACTTCGCCTACGACCCCTTCATGGAGGAGCCCGATGAGGGTGGGCCCAGGGTGCCAGAGGgggctctcctcccacccctgccacccccgCCAGGGGAGGAAGACGCCTACTGCACCTTCCCCTCTGGGGACGACCTGCTGCTCTTCTCCCCCAGTCTCCTCGGTGGCCCAGGCCCCCCGAACACTGCCCTGGGGGGCATTGGGGCTGGTGAAGAgaggctgccccccaccccgcaggaGGGAGTCCCTGGAGACTgggccccccagcccctggcgccTCCCACCCCGGAAGCCCCTGACCCGGTGGATTTGCAGTCACCCCCGGAGCATGCGctgggagaagcaggagaggaggtGCCTGTCCCCAGCCCGAGGGAGGGGGCCGGCTTCCCCTGGGCCAGCTCTCCTGGGCAAGGCCAAGTCCGGGCCCCCACCTCCCGCCTGACCCTGAACACCGATGCCTACCTGTCCCTCCAAGAGCTCCAGGATCAGGACCCGGCTCACACAGTGTAG
- the IL2RB gene encoding interleukin-2 receptor subunit beta isoform X1 — MAAPALSWCLCLLVLWPLAIPRASTSVNGLTTSSPGRYRSGGRTPEGHGHPAASHARLILPADASKLTCFYNSRANISCAWSRDGGLQVTTCHIHAQPDKRQWNESCELLPVKPGSWACNLILGPPDSQKLTIVDVINLTVMCREGERWRRMMTQNFKPFDNIRLMPPHSLQVVHIETRRCNITWNVSQFSHYIQSNVEFEARTRSPGHSWEDTPLLTLRQNQQWISLETLAPDTLYELQVRARPQLGNHEAWSPWSQPLVFRTRPAATRKKTVPLPSMGHIVLGLCCTFGFVLLVYLLTSFRYNGLWLKKVLKCHIPDPSEFFSQLSSEHGGDFQKWLSSPFPSSSFSPSGPVPEISPLEVLDRDAKATQLLLLQQQDKGSSSSTETSGHSVTSCFTNQGYFFFHLPDALEIEACQVYFAYDPFMEEPDEGGPRVPEGALLPPLPPPPGEEDAYCTFPSGDDLLLFSPSLLGGPGPPNTALGGIGAGEERLPPTPQEGVPGDWAPQPLAPPTPEAPDPVDLQSPPEHALGEAGEEVPVPSPREGAGFPWASSPGQGQVRAPTSRLTLNTDAYLSLQELQDQDPAHTV, encoded by the exons ATGGCGGCTCCTGCTCTGTCCTGGTGTCTGTGCCTCCTTGTCCTCTGGCCCCTGGCCATCCCTCGGGCATCTACATCGGTGAACG GATTGACTACTTCCTCACCTGGTAGGTACAGGAGTGGCGGGCGAACCCCAGAGGGCCATGGGCACCCTGCAGCCAGCCACGCACGCCTCATCTTACCAGCAGATGCTTCCAAGCTCACGTGCTTCTACAACTCGAGAGCCAATATCTCCTGTGCCTGGAGCCGGGATGGGGGACTGCAGGTCACGACGTGCCACATCCATGCCCAGCCGGATAAAAG GCAGTGGAACGAATCCTGTGAGCTGCTCCCAGTGAAGCCGGGATCCTGGGCATGTAACCTCATCCTAGGACCCCCAGAT TCTCAGAAACTGACCATAGTTGACGTCATCAACTTGACCGTGATGTGCCGTGAAGGGGAGAGGTGGAGGAGGATGATGACCCAGAATTTCAAGCCCTTTGACAACA TTCGTCTGATGCCCCCCCACTCCCTCCAAGTCGTCCACATAGAGACCCGCAGATGCAACATAACCTGGAATGTCTCCCAGTTCTCCCACTACATTCAAAGCAATGTGGAGTTTGAGGCCCGGACAAGGTCCCCGGGCCACAGCTGGGAG GACACCCCGCTGCTGACCCTCAGGCAGAACCAGCAATGGATCTCCCTGGAGACGCTGGCTCCAGACACGCTGTATGAGCTTCAGGTGCGGGCCAGGCCCCAGCTAGGCAACCACGAGGCCTGGAGCCCCTGGAGCCAGCCTCTGGTCTTCAGGACGAGGCCTGCAG CAACCAGGAAGAAGACCGTGCCCCTTCCTTCGATGGGCCACATCGTGTTGGGCCTCTGCTGCACTTTTGGTTTCGTCCTCTTGGTTTACTTGCTGACCAGCTTTCGGTACAACGGGCTGTG GCTGAAGAAGGTTCTGAAGTGTCACATCCCAGACCCCTCGGAGTTCTTTTCCCAGCTGAGCTCCGAGCATGGAGGAGATTTCCAG AAGtggctctcctctcccttcccctcgtCCTCCTTCAGCCCCAGCGGCCCAGTGCCCGAGATCTCCCCACTGGAGGTGCTGGACAGGGACGCCAAGGCCACGCAGCTGCTCCTCCTGCAGCAGCAGGACAAGGGCTCGTCATCCTCAACCGAGACCAGCGGCCACTCGGTGACCAGCTGCTTCACCAACCAGGGCTACTTCTTCTTCCACCTCCCAGACGCGCTGGAGATCGAGGCCTGCCAGGTGTACTTCGCCTACGACCCCTTCATGGAGGAGCCCGATGAGGGTGGGCCCAGGGTGCCAGAGGgggctctcctcccacccctgccacccccgCCAGGGGAGGAAGACGCCTACTGCACCTTCCCCTCTGGGGACGACCTGCTGCTCTTCTCCCCCAGTCTCCTCGGTGGCCCAGGCCCCCCGAACACTGCCCTGGGGGGCATTGGGGCTGGTGAAGAgaggctgccccccaccccgcaggaGGGAGTCCCTGGAGACTgggccccccagcccctggcgccTCCCACCCCGGAAGCCCCTGACCCGGTGGATTTGCAGTCACCCCCGGAGCATGCGctgggagaagcaggagaggaggtGCCTGTCCCCAGCCCGAGGGAGGGGGCCGGCTTCCCCTGGGCCAGCTCTCCTGGGCAAGGCCAAGTCCGGGCCCCCACCTCCCGCCTGACCCTGAACACCGATGCCTACCTGTCCCTCCAAGAGCTCCAGGATCAGGACCCGGCTCACACAGTGTAG